A single region of the Arthrobacter sp. V1I7 genome encodes:
- the nrdH gene encoding glutaredoxin-like protein NrdH, with protein MTVTVYTKPACVQCNATYRALDKKGITYQSVDISQDAEALERLKALGYMQAPVVVTDQDHWSGFRPDKIEELAQAAAVAVA; from the coding sequence ATGACCGTAACGGTTTACACGAAGCCGGCCTGTGTTCAGTGCAACGCGACTTACCGCGCGCTGGACAAGAAGGGCATCACCTACCAGAGCGTCGACATTTCCCAGGATGCCGAAGCCCTCGAGCGGCTGAAGGCCCTGGGCTACATGCAGGCCCCGGTTGTAGTGACCGACCAGGACCACTGGTCCGGTTTCCGCCCGGACAAGATCGAAGAACTGGCCCAGGCTGCCGCCGTCGCCGTAGCCTGA
- the nrdE gene encoding class 1b ribonucleoside-diphosphate reductase subunit alpha, producing MPAAYKGLGYHELNAMLNLYGPNGEIQFEADREAAHQYFLQHVNNNTVFFHDLEEKLDYLVKNEYYERETLDQYTMNFIRELYNRAYKKKFRFETFLGAFKFYTSYTLKTFDGKRFLERYEDRVCMVALHLARGDEQLALQMVDEIIEGRFQPATPTFLNAGKRQRGELVSCFLLRIEDNMESIGRSINSALQLSKRGGGVAFALTNIREVGAPIKQIENQSSGVIPVMKLLEDSFSYANQLGARQGAGAVYLHAHHPDIYRFLDTKRENADEKIRIKTLSLGVVIPDITFELAKKDEDMYLFSPYDVEKVYGMPFSDVSVTEKYYEMVDDSRIKKTKIKAREFFQTLAEIQFESGYPYIMFEDTVNRENPIDGKIIMSNLCSEILQVSQPTTYHDDLSYDQTGKDISCNLGSLNIAKAMDSPDFGLTIETAIRALSAVSDMSNITSVPSIARGNDQSHAIGLGQMNLHGYLARERVHYGSEEGLDFTNIYFYSVVFHAVRASNKLAIQTGQTFGGFEKSKYASGEFFDKYTEQEWVPQTEKVAELFKNIHIPTQDDWRELKASVMEHGIYNQNLQAVPPTGSISYINNSTSSIHPVASKIEIRKEGKLGRVYYPAPYLTNDNLEYYQDAYEIGYEKVIDTYAAATQHVDQGLSLTLFFKDTATTRDINKAQIYAWKKGIKTIYYIRLRQLALEGTEVDNCVSCML from the coding sequence ATGCCGGCCGCCTACAAGGGCCTCGGCTATCACGAGCTCAACGCCATGCTGAACCTCTACGGACCCAACGGGGAGATCCAGTTCGAGGCCGACCGCGAGGCTGCGCACCAGTACTTCCTGCAGCACGTGAACAACAACACCGTGTTCTTCCACGACCTCGAGGAAAAGCTCGACTACCTCGTCAAGAACGAGTACTACGAGCGCGAAACCCTCGACCAGTACACGATGAACTTCATCCGCGAGCTCTACAACCGCGCGTACAAGAAGAAGTTCCGCTTCGAGACGTTCCTCGGCGCGTTCAAGTTCTACACCTCCTACACGCTGAAGACGTTCGACGGAAAGCGCTTCCTGGAGCGCTACGAGGACCGCGTCTGCATGGTGGCCCTGCACCTGGCCCGCGGCGACGAGCAGCTCGCGCTGCAGATGGTCGACGAGATCATCGAGGGCCGCTTCCAGCCGGCCACCCCCACCTTCCTCAACGCCGGCAAGCGCCAGCGCGGCGAGCTGGTCTCCTGCTTCCTGCTCCGCATCGAAGACAACATGGAGTCGATCGGCCGGTCCATCAACTCGGCCCTGCAGCTGTCCAAGCGCGGCGGCGGCGTGGCGTTCGCACTGACCAACATCCGCGAGGTCGGCGCGCCGATCAAGCAGATCGAGAACCAGTCCTCCGGCGTCATCCCCGTGATGAAGCTCCTCGAGGACAGCTTCTCCTACGCCAACCAGCTCGGTGCCCGCCAGGGCGCCGGCGCGGTGTACCTGCACGCGCACCACCCGGACATCTACCGCTTCCTGGACACCAAGCGCGAGAACGCGGACGAGAAGATCCGCATCAAGACACTCTCGCTCGGCGTCGTGATTCCGGACATTACCTTCGAGCTGGCCAAGAAGGACGAGGACATGTACCTGTTCTCGCCGTACGACGTCGAAAAGGTCTACGGCATGCCGTTCTCCGACGTCTCGGTCACCGAGAAGTACTACGAGATGGTGGACGATTCCCGGATCAAGAAGACCAAGATCAAGGCGCGCGAGTTCTTCCAGACCCTCGCCGAGATCCAGTTCGAATCCGGCTACCCGTACATCATGTTCGAGGACACGGTAAACCGGGAAAACCCGATCGACGGCAAGATCATCATGTCCAACCTGTGCTCCGAGATCCTCCAGGTCAGCCAGCCCACGACGTACCACGATGACCTGTCCTACGACCAGACCGGCAAGGACATCTCCTGCAACCTGGGCTCGCTGAACATCGCCAAGGCCATGGACTCGCCGGACTTCGGCCTGACCATCGAGACCGCCATCCGCGCGCTCTCGGCCGTCTCGGACATGTCCAACATCACCTCGGTGCCCTCGATCGCCCGCGGCAACGACCAGTCGCACGCCATCGGCCTGGGCCAGATGAACCTGCACGGCTACCTGGCCCGCGAGCGGGTCCACTACGGTTCCGAAGAGGGCCTGGACTTCACCAACATCTACTTCTACTCGGTGGTGTTCCACGCGGTCCGCGCCTCCAACAAGCTGGCCATCCAGACCGGCCAGACCTTCGGCGGCTTCGAGAAGTCCAAGTACGCCAGCGGCGAGTTCTTCGACAAGTACACCGAGCAGGAATGGGTCCCGCAGACCGAAAAGGTCGCGGAGTTGTTCAAGAACATCCACATCCCCACGCAGGATGACTGGCGCGAGCTGAAGGCTTCCGTCATGGAGCACGGCATCTACAACCAGAACCTGCAGGCTGTTCCGCCGACTGGTTCAATCTCCTACATCAACAACTCCACCTCCTCGATCCACCCGGTGGCGTCCAAGATCGAGATCCGCAAGGAAGGCAAGCTGGGCCGCGTATACTATCCGGCGCCGTACCTGACCAACGACAACCTGGAGTACTACCAGGACGCGTACGAGATCGGCTACGAGAAGGTCATCGACACCTACGCCGCCGCTACACAGCACGTGGACCAGGGCCTGTCCCTGACGCTGTTCTTCAAGGACACCGCCACCACGCGCGACATCAACAAGGCCCAGATCTACGCCTGGAAGAAGGGCATCAAGACCATCTACTACATCCGTCTCCGCCAGCTCGCGCTGGAAGGGACGGAGGTGGACAACTGCGTCAGCTGCATGTTGTAA
- the nrdI gene encoding class Ib ribonucleoside-diphosphate reductase assembly flavoprotein NrdI, which translates to MAPAALAMANAPVAADCAAAAEVQTESHLIYFSSASENTARFIRKLGIDAARIPLHAREPALVAAEPYVLVLPTYGGTGGEGSVPKQVIRFLNDPRNRKLICGVISAGNTNFGDNYCMAGEIIAAKCQVPHLYRFELMGTPEDVSRVQKGLEEFWTRLSHTQQ; encoded by the coding sequence ATGGCACCAGCCGCACTGGCGATGGCCAATGCACCGGTGGCAGCTGATTGTGCCGCCGCGGCAGAAGTCCAGACCGAGAGCCACCTCATCTACTTCTCCTCCGCCTCGGAGAACACCGCGCGCTTCATCCGGAAGCTGGGCATCGACGCCGCCCGGATTCCACTCCACGCAAGGGAACCGGCGCTCGTGGCGGCCGAACCCTACGTGCTGGTGCTTCCCACCTACGGCGGCACCGGGGGAGAGGGGTCGGTTCCCAAACAGGTCATCCGCTTCCTGAACGACCCCCGGAACCGGAAGCTGATCTGCGGAGTGATCAGCGCGGGCAACACGAATTTCGGGGACAACTACTGCATGGCCGGCGAGATCATCGCCGCGAAATGCCAGGTCCCGCACCTATATAGGTTTGAACTCATGGGCACGCCGGAAGACGTCTCCCGTGTACAAAAAGGATTGGAAGAATTTTGGACACGACTGTCGCACACACAGCAATAG